The window CGACATGCGCTGCACCCGCAGCAAGACCAGCGCGACAATCACGATCTCACGCGGCAAGGATGAGTGAGTTGCACCGTATGCTACTCCCGACTCGTTATTCGCTATAATTGTAACGAAACCGCACCTGTTCCGTTCACCACCGCCATCGATCAAGCCACATTGGCGCAAATTTCACCGCCTGATTCATAACTCCTTGTTGTCACAAGCCCACGGTTCCCCGTGAGTCAGACAACAAGGACAGGTTCATGAGTGTTTCGAGTGTAAGCGCGGCGCCACCGGTGGCTGTCGTCAAGCCGATCGAGGTTCAGGCCCCCGACATCAAAAAGAATGACGACGACAAGAACGACAGCCGCGTCGCACCGCCGCCGCCGCGCGCAGCGCTCCCGCCCGGCCAGGGCACGCGGATCGATCAACTCGTCTGATCATCATTGCAGGTGACGGCGGGCTCACCTTTCGCCGTCACCCGCGCGACGCGATCAGGACCTCGCGCCAGCCGGGACTCTTCGCATCGAAAACGGCTGATAACCGGCCAGCACAAACTCTCCCGGTGCCGCTCGGCCGTACGATTGCCGCAAAATTAAAAAGAATAGGTGGGAACATGCCACCTGAAGAAGGGCGCCATGATGAGACGCCTGCTCATTCAGAACGCGATCTGGATTTGCATCATGGCCGCGCTGCTGTTCGTACCGGCCGGCACGCTGCATTGGCCCGCAGCATGGGTGTTCCTGGGCTCGATCGGCCTGCTCGGTTTAGGCTGCGGTGTCTGGCTCCTCAAGACTGATCCGGCACTGATGGCCGAGCGCATGCGCCCGCCGGTACAGGACGGGCAACCGACGGCCGACAAGATATTCGTCTGGATATTCGGTCCTGCCATGCTCGTCTGGTTCGTCGTCATGGGACTGGACGAGCGCTTTCAAGGCTCCGATGTGCCGTTCGCTCTGCAGGCGCTGGGCTTCGTGCTGGTGCTGCTGGCGCTCGCACTGATCATGTGGGTCATGCGGACCAATTCGTTTGCCGCCCCGGTCGTCAAGGTGCAGGCCGAGCGCCAGCACCGTGTGGTGACCGCTGGTCCCTATGCCTATGTGCGGCATCCGATGTACAGCGGCGCGGTGGCCTTCTTCGCCGGCGTGTCGCTGCTGCTTGGATCCTGGTGGGGTCTTGCGATGGTGCCCTTGTTGGCAGCGCTGTTTGCCGTCCGCACGGTCAATGAGGAACGCGTGCTGGCGAGCGGGCTGCCGGGCTACAGCGACTACCTCACCCAGGTTCGCTTTCGGCTGCTGCCGGGCGTGTGGTGAAGCCGCCGACGGCCGCGGCGCTGATCACAGATCCAGCGCCTTGTAGTGCCGGAAGATGCCGTCCTCGTTGAAGGCGATGCGGCGGTCGCTTTCGAGATAGGCCTTGATGTTCGGCCTGGCAGCGACGCGGTCGCGTAATTCGACCAGGGCGGGAATGTTGCGCTCGAACGCCTTCATCCGTTTCGGAAATGCGTAACGCAGTCCCTCGACGATCTGGAACAGTGATAGATCGACGTAAACCGCCTTGCGGCCGGTAATGTAAGCGCCGCCGCTCGCCGACAACAGCTGTTCAAAATAGCCGAGATATTTTGGCACCCGCTCGTTCCAGAATTCGGCGGTGCGCTTCTTGGCCGGCGCGCGCTGGTCTTCGTAGTACAGCGACGTCCCGATCGGATGATGGGTGTCGTGCACCTCGGTCACGAAATCGGTGATCGTCAACTGCAGTTGATGAACCCAGAGCCGGCCGGCTTCCGATTTGGGCGCGAGGCCGTGGCGCGATCCCAGATATTGCAGAATATTGGCGGTCTGGCCGATCACCAGGCTGCCGGCCTTCAGAAACGGCGGCGCGAAGGGCGGCGTGCCGCTGTTACCGTCCATCATCTTCATCATCGCCGCGGTGCCGCCGTTGCCGCGCGCCATGTCGGCGTAATCGGCACCGGCGTCTTCCAGCGTCAGCCGGACATATTCGCCGCGACCCTGAATCGTCGGCCAGTAATACAGCTCATAGCGCATCGGAACCCCATCTCGGACAGCGTGATACCGTTAACGGCATAACGTGCTTTTCGTTCGCCGGGATGCGCAGGAGCACGTCATGTTCCGGATGACAGAACCACACCCGGGCATATGAGCCGCTAGTTCGCCGCAAAACAGTACAACAACCCATCGCCGCCGGTGCTCTTCAGGTCGGCCTGCGAACAGCCACCGTCGGGGCCGCGCGAGGGGTGCGAACTGTTCCAGGATTTGGACGGCGGCTCTTCGTTGAGGCCGGTGCGGTCGGCATGGCCGACCATCGCCGCGCCCTGGGTGCTGCTCGTCCAGTTCTTGCAGGTGCGGTCGTCGGTAGCCGCAAACGCGGTGCCATCGGCCTGCGAGCCGGTCAGCACGTCGTGGCGGTTCGGCGTGTCGCCGCTGCCGTTGATGACCTCGCCCTTTTCGCTGAGCGCGGTCTGTTTGGCGAGGTTGTTGGCGCCGTGCAGTTCGGCGACATCCTTGGCGACCACCACGCCCTTCGAATTCTTCCATGGCCCGGCGCCGATCCGATCGCGCGCATTGATCGCCGGCTTGCCGTCGGCGGCCTGGGTCGAGAGATAAGCACGCCAGGTCTTTGCGCCGGCGCCCGAAGCCTGCGCCAGCGTCTGGCACTGATTGTCGGCGCCGGCGAGGCCGCCGAGATTGCCGCCATTGCCGATGCCGACACTGGTGACGAAGAAGCTGGTGTCGGCGCCCTGCGCGGAAGCGGGCTGAGTGGCGGCGAGCGTGACAGCCATGGTGCCGGCGCACATGCCAAGGCGCGAGATCGTTGTGAACATGCTGAGCATCGAATCCTCCGATTGATTTTCATGAACCGCTGGAGATCGCGGAACCGCAACAGACCAACACGGCGCGGCGCGCATTATTCCGGGCATCGACCGGAATCAAATTTGAATCCACGCAAAGAAAAAGGCGCCGCGGAAGAACCGCGACGCCCCGTATCAACTCATTTCGCAGAGGCTCATGTCTGCTGGATCGCCGACAGCTCCCAGCCAGCGCCGCGCGGCCGCACAAAGGTCCAGACCTCGGTGGCTTCGGTCGGCGTCTCGCTGCCCGCAACCAGGCGGTTCGTGCCGCGCTCGAGCGTCTTGTCGATCAGCGAGAAGCGCATCGCCACGCTGGCGTAGTCAGTGTCGCCCTCGCGCCAGGCTTCCGCCAGATCGCCCTGCAGCAACTTGACGTCGGAGACCTTGTTGACGTCGTTCCGGGCCTTGTTCTCTTCAAGGTCCTTGGTGAAGTACGACACCATTTCGGGGGTCGCCAACATATGCAACTTGGCCACGTCCTCGTTCGACCAGGCGGCCTGGACGTCGCTCAGCAGACGCTCGAACGCCTCATAGTCGCTGGGGCCGATCTCGAGCGGCGCGGTGCCGGATCCCAGACCGAAACCGGTTCCGGTGCGGAAGCTGGTCTGCGCGCCCGGGCCGACGCCGGGTCCGGGCGTCGGGCCGGCATAGGCCGAGGCTGTGGCGTGGCGGCGCTGCCACCACGACATCGCCAGGCGGACGACGATGATGATCAGGCCGACCTGCAGGATCAGGCCGAAGATCGACGACAATCCGCCGAGGCCACTGAACATGCCGCCACCGAACAGCATGCCGAGCAATCCGGCGCCGAGGAAGCCGGCGGCGAGACCGCCGAGCATGCCCATACCGGGCCGGTTGAAGAAGCCGCCCTTGGCGGCGCCAGCGCCGGCCGCGGCACCCATTCCGGGGCTGCCCGGCTGGGTCATGGTGCGGTTGAACGGCTGCGCCGCGCTCGGCGCCGTGGATGTGCTGGGCGGTGCAGAGAAGGTGCGTGTGCCGCGCGACCCCGAACTGCCGCCGCCGCCGACGCGGGCGTCGGCTGACGAGAGCGCGAGCATCAACGGCATCGCAACCGATAGGACGACGGCCATCATCTTAAGAAGGCCGCGCGTGCGCTGCGTGAAATTCATGGCTATTCCCTCAATCCCCGGCAGGGGGAAGCTTCGTTAAGATGGACACGTCAGCCTAAAAAGGAAGCATAGATCGCGAATAAAGGCTGCGGCCCTCGGTCGCGGCCCTGCGTCACTTCGCTTGTTGGCGGGTTGATTGTTGCAGCGCGAAGTACGACGCCGTCACGAAGGCGCCATGGTTTCCTTCACCTTTGCGATCAGCGCGCTGAGCGCGAAGGGCTTTGCCAGGAAGGCAAACTGTTCATTCTCCGGCAAGCTCTTCTCAAAGGCTTCTTCGGCGTAACCGGAGACGAAGATGATCTTGAGATTGGGATTGCGCGCGCGCATTTCCTTCAGCAGCGTCGGCCCGTCCATCTCCGGCATCACCACGTCGGAGACCACGAGATCGACTTCGCCATTTTTTTCTTCCAACGCTTCCATCGCCTCGATGCCGTTCGAGGCCTCGATGACGCTGTAGCCGCGCGAGCGCAATCCGCGCGCGTTGAGCGAGCGCAGGCCTTCCTCGTCTTCGACCAGAAGAATAGTGCCCTGCCCGGTCAGGTCGGCGGCGCGCGGCTTGGCTTCGGCGGCGGCTTCCTTGGCAGCAGCGATAGCAATGGCGGGATCCGGCAGAACTTCCTTTTCCTGATGATGCCGCGGCAGGAAAATGCGGAACGTGGTGCCTTTGCCCTCTTCAGAATCGACATAGATGAAACCGCCGGTCTGCTTGACGATGCCATAGACCGTCGAGAGTCCGAGGCCGGTGCCCTTGCCGACTTCCTTGGTGGAGAAGAACGGCTCGAAGATCTTTTCGACGATCTCAGCGGGAATGCCAGTACCGGTATCGCTGACATCGATCCGCACATAATCCGCGGGCGGCATGCCCTTGTAGGACAATCGCTCGGCTTCCAGCGTCGGGACGTTGACGGTGCGCACCGTCAGCGTGCCGCCGTCGGCCATGGCGTCGCGCGCATTCACCGCGAGGTTGACGATCACCTGTTCGAATTGCGAGACATCGACCTTCACCGGCCAGAGATCGCGGCCATGCACCAGGTCGAGCTTGACCTTCTCGCCGATCAGCCGGCGCAGCAGCATGGTGAGATCGCTCAGCGCGTCGCCGAGATGCAGCACCTGCGGCCGCAGCGTCTGGCGGCGCGAGAACGCCAGCAACTGCCGCACCAGCGTCGCCGCACGCGTCGCGTTCTGCTTGATCTGCATGATGTCCTGGAACGACGGATCGGTCGGCTTGTGCGCGTTCAGCAGGAAATCGTTCGCCATCATGATGGCGGAGAGCACATTGTTGAAGTCGTGGGCGATGCCGCCGGCGAGCTGGCCGACCATGTCCATCTTCTGCGACTGATTGATCTGGTTCTCGAGCGTGCGCCGCTCGGTGGTCTCCAGCATGTAGACGATGGCGGCTTCGGTCTCGCGCTCGTCCTCCTCGACGGCGGTGACAAAGAACTGGCCCCAGCGCTCCTTGGCGCCCTCGAGCAAGGCCTCGACCGGCGGGATGTCGCCCTGCCCTTCGGCGGCGTGACCGATCGCTGCGATCAAGAGGCTGCGGTCGCGATCGCTGACGGCCGACAGGATCGACTTGTTGACGGCGCCTGACGCGCTGAGGCTCTGCGCCAGCTTGGCGAAGCGTGCATTGCCGCGCACCACGGTGCCACCGCGATCGACGGTGGCGATCGCCATCGGTGTATGGTCGAAGAAGCGCATGAAGCGCACTTCGGCGGCGCGCTGCGGATCGGAACGCTCATCGCGGGCACGGCTGATCACCAGCGTGCGCGATGCGCCGGGCACGCCGTCGGCGCCGAAGGCCAGTTTGTGATAGAGCCGCACCGGCATGGTCTTGCCGTTGCGCATCCGCAGGTCGATGTCGAACACTTCGGTTTTGACTTCGCCCGGCACCGGCACGATCGAGGTCAGCAGCGACGCGCCGTCGCCGGAGACGATGTCGGTCAGCTTCAGTCCGCCCGAACCGATCTCGGCGAGATCGTGGTCGAGCCAGTTCGCCAGCGTGGCGTTGACGTAGACGAGTTCGCCCTTCGGATTAACCGAGAAGAAGCCGCAGGGCGCGTGGTCGAGATATTCGATGGCGTGCTGCAATTCCTGGAACACGTCCTCCTGACGTTCGCGATCCCGGGTGATGTCGGCGACCGACCACACCGCGGATTTGGACTCGCGTTTGCCGGTGCCGAGCGGCCGCACCCGCATGCGGAGCCAGCGGCCGTGGGTTCCGTCAGCGGCGGCAACGCGGACCTCTTCCTGCTGACGCTTGCCCTCGCGGGCGGCCTTGAGCAGGCGGAATACCGCTTCGGAGACATCGGGATTGCCGATGAAGACCCGTTCGACCGGGCGCGCCTCCTGCGTGTTCGTGGCTCCCGTCAGCGCCAGATAGGCGGCATTGGCATAGACCACGTGGCCGCGGACATCCGTCACCGCGATACCATCGAACGCGTGATCGGTCACCGAACGCATGATCGGATCGTCAGAGCTGCGGTCGGCGAAGCGGACGATGCCGGCGGCAAAGGCGAACAGCGTGAACAGACCGACCATCGCCAGCAGGGCCAGCAAGCCCAGAATGTAAGGCTGCGCCTGGGCCCGTCCGAGCGTCATGAACCCCACCGCGGCCGCGATAATCGCAGCGGCAATCAGCAGCACCAGCACGATGCTGCCGCTGCGCCGGGCCGGCTCATGCGCCGTCATGGACATCTGGCGATCGTGATCGGTCTCGGCGGTCATCGGACGGTTTGTCGCCTGTTTTCAACGGTTGCCGCGCGGGCTTGCGCGTCTCCTGAGTGCCCCAATCGGACCGGCAAGCGCAAGCGCCTCGTCGGCTTATTCGCGCCCAATTCGCGGCCTGGCGACCCGTTCCCTTCGGCCATTCTACAGCTTCGCGTCACGTCCGGCGCCCGGACAGGCCGCGCTTCAGGCCCATCACGTAGCCGATGATCTCGGCGACCGCATGGTAGTGCTCCACCGGGATTTCCTCGTCGATCTCCGTGGTCGCATACAGCGCGCGGGCCAGCGGCACGTTCTCGACGATCGGGATGTCATGCTTGCCGGCGACTTCCCTGATCTTCAGCGCGATGGAGTCGATGCCCTTGGCGACGCAGATCGGCGCCGACATACCGCGCTCGTAAGACAAGGCCACAGCGTAGTGGGTCGGGTTGGTGATAATCACCGAGGCCTTGGGCACCGCGGCCATCATGCGCTTCTTCATCATGGCCTGGCGCAACTGCCGGATCTTGCCCTTGATGTGCGGGTCGCCTTCGGACTGCTTGTATTCTTCCTTGACCTCCTGCAGCGACATCTTCTGCTTCTCGTACCAGGTCCGGTACTGGAAGAAGAAATCGGCGATCGCGACGGCGGCGAGCATCGCCACCACCGCGCTCATCAATTGCAGCGTCAGCGTCACGGTCGTGCCGAGGATCACCGTCGGGTCGAACCGTATCATCGCATCGATGCGAAAGCGCTCCGGCCACAGCACCGCGCACATCACCGCGCCGAGCGCGATCAGCTTGAACAGACCCTTCAGGAAATTCGCCACGGCCTGCTTGCCGAACAGGCGCTTGGCGCCTTCCATCGGCGATATCTTGCTGAACTTCGGCGTCAGTCCCTCGGTCGAGAATACCATCTTGTGCTGGATCAGGTTGCCGCCGACCGCCGCGATGATCAGAAACAGGAACGGCATGCCAAGCGTCGACAGCACCGTGTAGCAAAGGCTCTTCGCCAGCAGCAGCAGGCCGGGCCCGTCGGTGCGGATCATCCAGGAATTCTGCAGCAGGTTGCGGAACGGGACCTGCAGCCCGTTGCCGATCGAACTGCCGAACGACGACAGCACCAGCGTCGCACCGGCCATCAGGAACCAGGTATTGACCTCCTGGCTTTTGGCGACGTCGCCGCGGTCGTGCGCGTCGTCGAGCCGTTTTTGCGTGGGGTCCTGTGTTTTCTCTGCGTCGCTGTCGTCGGCCATCTCTGCGCTTTCAGGTCCGCGGCATCATCTGGTGCATGACGCCGATGAAGTAATCGAGATAGGTGCCCATCATGGTCGTCAGCACGACGGCGAAGATCAGAAAGCCGATGATGATCGAGAGCGGCACGCCGACGAAATAGACCTGCATCTGCGGCATCAGCCGCGCCAGCACGCCGAGTCCCATGTTGAAGACCAGGCCGAACACCAGAAACGGCGCGGCGAGCTGGGTGCCGATCTTGAACGCTGCAGCAAATGCATTGGTGGCAAGCGCGGCGACGTCGCCCGATGACATGATCTCGCCCGGCGCAAAGATCTTGTAGCTGTCATTCAACGCCGCAATCACCAGATGATGCGTATCGGTCGCGAACAATAGCGTGACGCCGAGGATGGTGAGAAAGTTGCCGATCAGCACGCCCTGCTGACCCTGGGTCGGATCCACCGACGTGACGAAGCCGAGGCCGAGCTGCTGGGCGATGATCGAACCCGCGACCTGCAGCGCCGACAGCGTCACCCGCGCGGTGGCGCCGAGCACAATGCCGATGACGATCTCGTGCACCATCAGCACCAGCAGCGGCACGATCGAGCCCGTATCGACATTGTAGGCGCTGCGATGCAGCGGCAGGATGATCAGGGTCAGCATCAGCGCGATCGAAAGCTTGGCCCGCGCCGGGATGTTGACCTCGCCAAGCCCGGGCAACAGCATCACCATCGCACCGATGCGGGCAAACACCAGCATGAAGGCGGCGGCAAGGGCGGGCAGAAGCGAGACATCGATGCGCATAGGGGATTGTGCATCACCCCCCGATGATTCGCGACGATATCCGCAGCATATAGCTCTGCAGCGCGTCCCCCATGAAGGGGAGCGCCAGCATCAGCGTGGCAAAGATCGCAAGGATCTTCGGCACGAACACCAGCGACTGCTCCTGAATCTGGGTCAGCGCCTGCATCAGCGACACCACGACGCCGACCAGAAGGCCGACCACCATCAGCGGCCCCGACACCACGACGATGGTCCAGATCGCATCGCGCGCGACATCGAGAGTTTCAGGGCCGGTCATGTCAATTCCTGTCTATTCTGAAAATACTTGCGCCCGTCATTGCGAGGAGCGCTTGCGACGAAGCAATCCAGTCTTCGCTTGTTGTTTCTGGATTGCTTCGCTCGCGCAAAGTTGGCAAGAGCCAACTTTGCGCGAGCTCGCAATGACGACATTCATCAGATCGGCATCTTCATAATGTCTTCGTAGGACTGGATGACGCGGTCGCGCACCGACACCAGCGTCGAGACCGCGACGTCGGTCTCCGCCACCGCCGTCACCACGTCCATCACATTGGCCTTGCCGTTGGTCATCGCGATGGTCTGCGCATCGGACTTGCGGCCGGACTCGAGCACACTGCCGATTGCGTCCTTGAGCATCGCGCCGAACGAGGTGCCACCGCCTTCGGCGGCCTTGCCGATGCCGGCGCCGACGCCGCCCCCGGCGTCCATGATGCGGGCGAGACTTGCATAGGCGTTAGCGGCGACAGTGGGAGATGCCATGGCTCAGGTTTCCTGTTCAGGCCTTGAGGATGTCGAGGGTGCGCTGGATCATCCGGCGCGTCGCACTGATGACGTTGAGGTTGGCTTCGTAGGAACGCTGCGCTTCTTTCAGATCCGTCATTTCCACCAGCGAATTGACGTTGGGGTATTTGACGTTGCCGGCGGCGTCCGCGGAGGGATTGCCGGGCTCGTACTTCATGCGAAATGTGGACATGTCCGGCTTGATCCGGCCGAGCCCGACAACCTTTGCATCCAGTGTGCGGTCCAGCTCGGAAGTGAAGGTCGGCACCTTGCGGCGGTAGGGATCGCCGCCCGGGGTCTGCGCGGTCGATTCGGAGTTGGCGACGTTTTCCGAAATCACGCGCATGCGGCCGGCCTGGGCGCGCAGGCCCGAGGTCGCGATTCCCATCGATCGGGAGAAGTCGCTGATGTCGTCTGCCATGATGATTTCTCCCTAAGCGTCCGGTTGCGTCAGCGCTTGCCGATGGCGGTCTTCAGGAGGCCAAGACTGCGGGTGTAGAGCGAGGTCGCCGCCGCATAGTCCATCTGGTTGGCCGAGACCTTCATCATCTCGTCTTCGAGATTCACCGCATTGCCGGCCGGACGGGTCTCGTAGCCGCCCCGGCTGTTCGCCGCGAAGCTTCCACTGCCGCCCGACGGCATGATGTTGGTGCCGCTGGCGCGCATCATCGGCAGCGACCCCATCGCGCCGCCGGCGGCGTTGCCGATCTTGTCGAATTTCGGTTCCACGAGGTCGCGCGGCTTGAAGCCCGGCGTGTCGGAGTTGGAGACGTTTTCAGCCAGTACGCGCTGGCGCTCCTGGTGCCACTGCATCTTGGTGCGCAGCGCCGACAACATCGGCATGTCGCTGATCGCCATCGGGCTCTCTCCGCTCCGGCCTCGGGACGGAGCGCCCTGAGGTAGGCAGAATTTGCCGCCCGCATGGTTAATACCGGGTTAATTTTTGTCGAAAGTAATTACCGAAACGTAAATAAGCGCTGAAAAACGCGGGTTTCACACCATGGCCATCGCTTTTTCGCCCGATTTGGTGCGTTAACCATGCAATCAGCTGGGCGATGGGGCGACAGAAGTCGTTTTGGCTGAGCCGATTCATGGTTTATTATTCGCCAACGGCAGTTTCTGCCGTGGGGCGTTAACAGATAGGGCGGGCCTCACGCTTCATTCGGCGTTTGCTGTATCGTTCACACAGCGTTCGCCGAATCCGTGCGTGACGAGGGCGCTATCTGGCTGGGGACTAAAAGATGCAGACACCGCTCACATTCTTCTTTGCCTTCGTGGTCGTGCTGGCGCTGATCGGGCTCGCGGCCTGGCTGGTGCGCCGATTCGCTGGCAACCGGCTCGGCGCCAATGCCAGCCGTGGACGGATGCCGCGACTGGCCGTGATCGATGCTGCTGCGGTCGATGGCCGCCGTCGCCTCGTGCTGGTGCGCCGCGACAATGTCGAGCATCTGTTGATGATCGGTGGCCCCACCGACATCGTCGTCGAACCCAATATCGTCCGCGCCATCCCCGGCCGGGATCAGGCGCCGCAGCGCAACGCCGGCAGCGAATTGTCGCCGCGCAGCACCGTTTCCGAGTCGGCGAACTGGGCTGACAACGACGGCGGCTTCGATCCCGAACCGCATCTGCCCGAACCGGCGCCGCGCCCGGCCCGGCCGTCCTTCGTCGAAGAAGCACGCCGTCCCGTGGCCCCGTTGCCGGAGCGCCGTCCCGATCCGCTCGCCGGCTTCACCCCGGAAGCCTTGCCCCGCCCGGAAGCCCTGCCCCGCCCGGAACCGCGCCTCGAGCCGCGCAACGAACCGGCGCCGCCACGGCCGATGCCGCGCGGCGAGCCGATGATGCCGCGGCCGATGCGGGCCGATCCGCCGATTCGCACCACTCCGCCGGTGCGCGCGCCGGAACGCGCCGCAGCGCCTGTACCGCCGCCAGCCCCTCCGGCTCCGACACCCGCCGCAACTCCTGCTCCCGCCCCTGCCCCCAGCGCGTCTGAGGCCGATCAAAACCTCGCCGACATGGCGCAACGGCTCGAAGCCGCCTTGCGCCGTCCTGCGGGCGAACCCCGTCCCGAAGCCGCGGAACCCCGCATCGGTGCGCCGCCGGTGGCGCCGGAGCCGCCGCCGAGCCGGCCGGCCCCGCGCGTCTCCAGCGAAGTCTCGATCGCCGGCCCCGCCCGCAACGAATCCTCGGTGGCTCCGCCGGTCGCGCCGCCCACGAAAACCGGCTTTGAGAATCTCGAAGACGAGATGGCCTCCCTGCTGGGACGCCCAAAGTCCAATTCGTGAGATCGACGTCCTTCCCGCGTAGAGTATTATTCCTTCTCACTTTGATAGCCGCCGGATCGCTGGTCGATCCGGCGTCCGCGCAGGATATCAGCATCAACCTCGGCGCTGGCAATGGCGGCGTCACCGAGCGCGCGATCCAGATGATCGCGCTGTTGACGGTGCTGTCGATCGCGCCGTCGATCCTGATCATGATGACGTCGTTCACGCGCATCGTCGTGGTGCTGTCGTTGCTGCGCACCGCGCTGGGCACCGCGACCGCGCCGCCGAATTCGGTGATCATCGCGCTGGCGATGTTTCTCACCGCCTTCGTGATGGGGCCGGTGCTGCAGAAATCCTATGACGACGGCATCAGGCCGCTGGTCGCCAACGAGATCAATGTCGAACAGGCGTTGCTGCGGGCTTCGGTGCCGCTGCGCGGCTTCATGATGAAGAACGTTCGCGAAAAGGACCTCAAGCTGTTCATGGACCTGTCCGGCGAACCGATCCCGGCGACGCCGGACGACATGTCGCTGCGGATCCTGGTGCCGGCGTTCATGATCTCGGAATTGAAGCGCGCCTTCGAGATCGGCTTCCTGCTGTTCCTGCCGTTCCTGATCATCGACCTCGTCGTCGCCTCGGTGCTGATGGCGATGGGCATGATGATGCTGCCGCCGGCGGTGGTCTCGCTGCCGTTCAAGCTGATCTTCTTCGTGCTCGTGGACGGCTGGTCGCTGGTCGCCGGCAGCCTGGTGCAGAGTTACGGCGGATAGCGAGCGCGCTTACCTTGTCATCTCGATCTTGCGGACATTGACGATCGGCGGCAGCGAGCCGGTCGGGGTCGGGTCGGCGCTGACACCAGGCACTACGGCCTTGGCGCTGCTCTCCGGGAAGCGCACCTTCATCTCGCGCAGGAAGCCGTCGAGCGTATCGACACTCGCCGCCATCTTGGCGATCGCGGCAAACTCCGAATTGTTGCCGGACGCGGGCTTGCTGGCGGTGTCGAACGCGATCTTGTCGGCGCCGCCCGCCATCAGCGGAGCATATTTGTCGCGGAAGCGCGCCAGGCCGAGTGCGTCTTCGGCCAGCGCGTAGCCGACCACGGCGCGGATCACGTCGCTCTTCTCGGCGGAGGTGAGCGGCGTGAAATCGCGCCAGCGGTCGCCGTAATACAATTCGATCTGCTCGGAGGCTTCACGCCAGCGCCGTGCCGACCAGTAGATGTCGGAGCGCAGCCGGATCGCCTCGCGGCCGCCGATGTTGGAAATGATATCGAGCGCGAGATCGCGGCGACCGATGTCGCTCTGCGCGCGGGCTTCCAGCAGCAGTCGCTGCTGGCGCAGTTCACCGGCGAGATCGGCGATCCGCGTGGTGCGCAGCGCAGCGATGGCGCGCTCCGGCTTGCGGCTCATCAGATAGACCATCGACAGGCGCGCCGCGACCTGCGCGCGCGCAGCACCTTCGAGACGATGATCGACCTGGTACTGCAGCAGCTCGGCAGCCTGGTCGAGCAGATCGACCGCGACCAGGCGATCCGCGAGCCGGCGGATCATTTCGTCGCCGCGCCGCCCGATCGGCGTCAGCTCGCGATACTCATAGAACATCGCCAGCGCATCGACCGGCGGCAGGTTGTCGCCCTTCGCACTCAGAAATATCTGGGAGAACAGCGCCTGCGCCTCGTCCTGCACCTGCCGCGCCGCCTCGCTGTTGGCCTGCCGTTCGGTGGCGCGGCGCGCCGCCGCCAGCGACTCGTTGTAGCGGCCGAGTTCGGAATACATCCGCGACAGGATCTGCAACGTCTGCACTTCGAGCCCGTCGCCGCGCCACATCACCGCGAGAATTTCCAGATCGCGCAATGCATCTTCGT is drawn from Nitrobacteraceae bacterium AZCC 2146 and contains these coding sequences:
- a CDS encoding hypothetical protein (product_source=Hypo-rule applied) translates to MSVSSVSAAPPVAVVKPIEVQAPDIKKNDDDKNDSRVAPPPPRAALPPGQGTRIDQLV
- a CDS encoding protein-S-isoprenylcysteine O-methyltransferase Ste14 (product_source=COG2020; cog=COG2020; pfam=PF04191; transmembrane_helix_parts=Inside_1_4,TMhelix_5_27,Outside_28_30,TMhelix_31_53,Inside_54_75,TMhelix_76_93,Outside_94_102,TMhelix_103_125,Inside_126_158,TMhelix_159_181,Outside_182_224) gives rise to the protein MMRRLLIQNAIWICIMAALLFVPAGTLHWPAAWVFLGSIGLLGLGCGVWLLKTDPALMAERMRPPVQDGQPTADKIFVWIFGPAMLVWFVVMGLDERFQGSDVPFALQALGFVLVLLALALIMWVMRTNSFAAPVVKVQAERQHRVVTAGPYAYVRHPMYSGAVAFFAGVSLLLGSWWGLAMVPLLAALFAVRTVNEERVLASGLPGYSDYLTQVRFRLLPGVW
- a CDS encoding glutathione S-transferase (product_source=KO:K00799; cath_funfam=1.20.1050.10,3.40.30.10; cog=COG0625; ko=KO:K00799; pfam=PF14497; superfamily=47616,52833); this encodes MRYELYYWPTIQGRGEYVRLTLEDAGADYADMARGNGGTAAMMKMMDGNSGTPPFAPPFLKAGSLVIGQTANILQYLGSRHGLAPKSEAGRLWVHQLQLTITDFVTEVHDTHHPIGTSLYYEDQRAPAKKRTAEFWNERVPKYLGYFEQLLSASGGAYITGRKAVYVDLSLFQIVEGLRYAFPKRMKAFERNIPALVELRDRVAARPNIKAYLESDRRIAFNEDGIFRHYKALDL
- a CDS encoding hypothetical protein (product_source=Hypo-rule applied; cath_funfam=3.10.100.10; cleavage_site_network=SignalP-noTM; superfamily=56436) encodes the protein MLSMFTTISRLGMCAGTMAVTLAATQPASAQGADTSFFVTSVGIGNGGNLGGLAGADNQCQTLAQASGAGAKTWRAYLSTQAADGKPAINARDRIGAGPWKNSKGVVVAKDVAELHGANNLAKQTALSEKGEVINGSGDTPNRHDVLTGSQADGTAFAATDDRTCKNWTSSTQGAAMVGHADRTGLNEEPPSKSWNSSHPSRGPDGGCSQADLKSTGGDGLLYCFAAN
- a CDS encoding putative lipid-binding transport protein (Tim44 family) (product_source=COG4395; cleavage_site_network=SignalP-noTM; cog=COG4395; pfam=PF04280; smart=SM00978; superfamily=54427; transmembrane_helix_parts=Inside_1_8,TMhelix_9_31,Outside_32_94,TMhelix_95_117,Inside_118_123,TMhelix_124_146,Outside_147_324), with product MNFTQRTRGLLKMMAVVLSVAMPLMLALSSADARVGGGGSSGSRGTRTFSAPPSTSTAPSAAQPFNRTMTQPGSPGMGAAAGAGAAKGGFFNRPGMGMLGGLAAGFLGAGLLGMLFGGGMFSGLGGLSSIFGLILQVGLIIIVVRLAMSWWQRRHATASAYAGPTPGPGVGPGAQTSFRTGTGFGLGSGTAPLEIGPSDYEAFERLLSDVQAAWSNEDVAKLHMLATPEMVSYFTKDLEENKARNDVNKVSDVKLLQGDLAEAWREGDTDYASVAMRFSLIDKTLERGTNRLVAGSETPTEATEVWTFVRPRGAGWELSAIQQT